The following nucleotide sequence is from Pedobacter sp. PACM 27299.
GATACTCGCGTTTACCCTTCCTTAAACTGGACACACAGCAATGAAAAAACAGGAAATGCATTTGGTTTTACAGGATCCTTTTCTACGGAATATGATTACCAGTCCTTAGGTGCAGGATTTAACGTTACCCGATTATCAAAAGATAAAAACACCCAGTTTGACTTCAAATTGCAGGCATTTTTAGATACCTGGAAGGTCATTCTACCTATTGAACTGAGATCTGCAGCGAGTCTTGGCAATGGCCATGAATCCAGAAGCGAAGGATCTAGTCCCCGGAATTCCTTCAGCGCATCGTTCTCCCTTTCACAAGTCATCAATCAGAAGCTTCAGGCAATGATTATTGTTGAACCCGCCTACCAAAAAGGTCTGCTGGCGACCAAATATCAACGCGTTTATTTTACCGATGGTTCCTTAAGAGCAGAGAACTTACCTGATCAACGCTATAAACTTCCTATTGCTGCAAGATTAAATTACTTTGCTACCGATCAGGTGATCATCCGGGCTTATTACCGGTATTTCATGGATAATTGGGGCATCAGGGCACATACTGCAGAAATAGAAGTTCCGGTAAAACTGACTTCTTTTATCTCTATAAGTCCATTTTACCGCTACAATAACCAAACAGGGACAAAATACTTTGCTCCTTATGGGCAGCATGATCCA
It contains:
- a CDS encoding DUF3570 domain-containing protein: MRKIYLHVLMLFAGVLGAQGQIKIKPTPSDTTNYQSRKLKIDEINLVSAYYHQNGNNSAVTGGIGTEKLSDFANTIDLQLSKLNKAGNKNTFLFELGVDHYTSASSDKIDPSTISSASMADTRVYPSLNWTHSNEKTGNAFGFTGSFSTEYDYQSLGAGFNVTRLSKDKNTQFDFKLQAFLDTWKVILPIELRSAASLGNGHESRSEGSSPRNSFSASFSLSQVINQKLQAMIIVEPAYQKGLLATKYQRVYFTDGSLRAENLPDQRYKLPIAARLNYFATDQVIIRAYYRYFMDNWGIRAHTAEIEVPVKLTSFISISPFYRYNNQTGTKYFAPYGQHDPSAQYFTSDYDLSTLNSDFYGAGIRLAPPHGVFGWQHLNMLELRYGHYSRSTGLVSNIISLNLKVK